A genomic window from Paenibacillus antri includes:
- a CDS encoding ATP-binding protein — MDLLEQLLLNVLFLIVFLLFIPILLELNVYRIDKQKHWVYSLSTALAIILCIIFPVEIMEGYIFDLRLVALTLGGLYGSASSIFFLAGATVLSRFLLVGGSGALATSLVVSVVLIVLLAVRKTYSQAGKRKKIVVGSAVSLFAGLLALLNSTLLFGATFSIGFVLGYVAVTLTVTALLIYFYELFHDFVLIHKQVMKSEKMEVVSHLAASVSHEVRNPLTAVRGFLQLLLRKNLSEEQKEEYLRISLDEIDRANDIIQSYLLFAKPTAGKIEILNIKEEIDRSLQLLMPLANMNSVEIDKRVDDYFVKGEEKTLQHCLVNLLKNCIEAMPTRGKLRIETFRQPDGLRLSIVDNGKGMTEEQLARLGEPYFTTKGDQGTGLGMMVAMKIIDSMNGELRVVSKPDEGTAFHIRLPLVEAD; from the coding sequence TTGGATCTTCTGGAACAGTTATTGCTGAACGTTCTATTCTTAATCGTGTTTCTGCTGTTCATTCCGATCCTGTTGGAATTAAACGTATACCGGATCGATAAGCAGAAGCATTGGGTGTACAGCTTGTCCACCGCGCTCGCCATCATCCTCTGCATTATATTCCCGGTGGAAATTATGGAAGGGTACATCTTCGATTTGCGGTTGGTGGCGTTGACGCTCGGCGGGCTGTACGGGAGCGCCTCTTCGATTTTCTTCCTCGCCGGCGCCACCGTGCTGTCCCGCTTCCTGCTCGTCGGGGGATCCGGCGCGCTCGCGACGTCGTTAGTCGTGTCGGTCGTTCTGATTGTGCTGCTGGCGGTGCGGAAGACGTATTCGCAAGCGGGGAAGCGGAAGAAAATCGTCGTCGGCAGCGCCGTCTCGCTGTTCGCCGGATTGCTCGCGCTGCTGAATTCTACGTTGCTGTTCGGGGCGACCTTTTCCATAGGATTCGTACTGGGATACGTCGCCGTCACGTTAACCGTCACGGCGCTGCTTATTTATTTCTACGAGCTGTTCCATGATTTCGTACTCATTCACAAACAAGTCATGAAGTCGGAGAAGATGGAGGTCGTCAGCCATCTGGCCGCCTCCGTCTCGCACGAGGTTCGGAATCCGCTGACGGCGGTGAGAGGCTTCTTGCAGTTACTGTTAAGGAAGAACCTGTCGGAGGAGCAGAAGGAAGAGTATTTGCGCATTTCGCTCGACGAGATCGACCGGGCGAACGACATTATCCAAAGCTACCTGCTGTTCGCGAAGCCGACCGCCGGCAAGATCGAAATTCTGAACATCAAGGAAGAAATCGACCGCTCGCTGCAGCTGTTGATGCCGCTCGCCAACATGAACTCGGTGGAGATCGACAAGCGGGTGGACGATTATTTCGTGAAGGGCGAGGAGAAGACGCTTCAGCATTGCTTGGTCAATCTCTTGAAAAATTGCATCGAGGCGATGCCGACGCGAGGCAAGCTGCGGATCGAAACCTTCCGGCAACCCGACGGATTGCGGCTGTCCATCGTCGATAACGGCAAGGGGATGACGGAAGAGCAGCTGGCGCGTCTCGGGGAGCCGTATTTCACGACGAAGGGCGATCAGGGCACCGGTCTCGGCATGATGGTCGCGATGAAAATCATCGATTCGATGAACGGAGAGCTGCGCGTCGTCAGCAAGCCGGACGAAGGCACCGCGTTCCACATCCGGCTGCCGCTCGTCGAAGCCGATTAG
- a CDS encoding ArsR/SmtB family transcription factor — MIKASADPQWLPLYDALASDVRLHIIRMLSEQSMNNKDLAERLGLSGAIVSMHVKKLQAAGIVTSAMVRKDGGTHKMNALAVPGVEVLFPHVRQETRTFHEVVVPVGHYNDHEVYPTCGLATTSKMIGQFDDPRFFLDPERVQASILWFGRGFVEYRLPNFLLSSQQLEEIEISLEIGSEAPGVNRDWPSDITFSLNQKELGVWTSPGDSGEGRGALTPAWWTDQVNQYGFLKLIQIREDGTYLDGQRMSAVGLHDLAVQRNQWTLRLEVKEDAAHVGGLTLYGAGFGNYNQDIVFRTYYRSM, encoded by the coding sequence TTGATCAAAGCTTCCGCGGACCCGCAGTGGCTCCCGCTTTACGACGCGTTGGCCAGCGACGTCCGGCTGCATATCATTCGCATGCTGTCCGAGCAATCGATGAATAACAAGGATCTCGCGGAGCGATTGGGCCTTAGCGGCGCGATCGTCTCGATGCACGTCAAGAAGCTGCAGGCGGCCGGCATCGTCACCTCCGCGATGGTGCGCAAGGACGGCGGCACGCACAAGATGAACGCTCTCGCCGTGCCCGGCGTCGAAGTCCTGTTCCCGCACGTCCGGCAGGAAACGAGAACGTTCCACGAAGTCGTCGTTCCCGTCGGCCATTACAACGATCACGAAGTGTATCCGACCTGCGGACTCGCGACGACCAGCAAAATGATCGGCCAATTCGACGACCCGCGCTTCTTCCTCGATCCCGAGCGCGTGCAGGCAAGCATTCTATGGTTCGGCCGCGGATTCGTGGAGTATCGGCTGCCGAACTTCCTGCTCTCCTCGCAGCAGCTCGAAGAAATCGAGATTTCGCTGGAGATCGGGTCGGAGGCGCCCGGCGTCAACCGGGATTGGCCGTCGGACATCACCTTCTCTCTCAACCAGAAGGAGCTCGGCGTATGGACGAGCCCGGGCGACTCCGGCGAAGGCCGAGGCGCGTTGACGCCGGCATGGTGGACGGACCAAGTCAATCAATACGGCTTTCTCAAGCTCATCCAGATTCGAGAAGACGGCACCTACCTGGACGGGCAGCGCATGTCCGCGGTCGGGCTGCACGACTTGGCCGTGCAGCGCAATCAGTGGACGCTCCGTCTGGAAGTGAAGGAAGATGCCGCGCACGTCGGCGGACTGACGCTGTACGGAGCCGGATTCGGCAACTACAATCAGGACATCGTCTTCCGCACGTATTATCGATCGATGTAA
- a CDS encoding helix-turn-helix domain-containing protein has translation MEPIHKKVGRNLQAIRKSRGLSLDNVAELTGVSKAMLGQIERGDSNPTISVLWRIVGGLGISFTTLIEEADASVTVVSPDEVEPFVEEDGAYRAYPLFSYNLRTKFESYLVMLDPGSEHGAEPHNEGVEEYIFVHKGVLELRIGDEVYLAPAGSSVRFSANRPHRYVNPGAETAQFYTVIFYADAAARG, from the coding sequence ATGGAACCGATACACAAGAAGGTAGGCAGAAACCTGCAGGCGATTCGGAAATCGCGGGGACTGAGCCTGGATAACGTCGCCGAGCTGACGGGCGTCAGCAAGGCGATGCTCGGCCAGATCGAGCGGGGAGACTCGAACCCGACGATCTCGGTGTTATGGCGCATCGTCGGCGGACTCGGCATCTCCTTCACGACGTTGATCGAAGAAGCCGACGCGAGCGTGACGGTGGTGTCGCCGGACGAGGTCGAGCCGTTCGTCGAGGAGGATGGCGCCTACCGGGCGTATCCGCTGTTCTCCTACAACCTGCGGACGAAGTTCGAGTCGTATTTGGTCATGCTGGATCCCGGAAGCGAGCATGGCGCCGAGCCCCATAACGAGGGGGTCGAGGAGTACATTTTCGTGCATAAGGGCGTACTGGAATTGCGAATCGGGGACGAGGTCTACCTAGCGCCGGCGGGCAGCTCCGTTCGGTTCTCCGCGAACCGGCCGCACCGGTACGTCAATCCGGGCGCGGAGACGGCGCAGTTTTATACGGTCATCTTCTACGCGGACGCCGCGGCTCGAGGCTAA
- a CDS encoding glycine C-acetyltransferase, with amino-acid sequence MTSRTFAAFLQRSLEELKEQGLYNTIEPLEGPNGPTIAIRGRELVNLSSNNYLGLATDERLVEAAVRAARTWGAGSGAVRTINGTLRLHEELEEKLAAFKGTEAAVSFPSGFACNMAAISAVMGPGDAILSDELNHASIIDGIRLTKSTTIRYRHSDMDDLRAKAREARDSGKYEKIMVVTDGVFSMDGDVAKLPDIVDIADAHDLIVYVDDAHGSGVLGGGAGTAKHFGLSDKIDLQIGTLSKAVGVVGGYVAGSRELVDWLKARSRPFLFSTALPPAAVGASIAAIELLQESRELQERLWRNAAYLQQGLRELGFSVGATETPITPCMIGNEETTQLFSRRLYEEGVYAKAIVFPTVPRGTGRVRNMPSAAHTTELLDAALAAYAKVGRELRLIP; translated from the coding sequence ATGACGAGTCGAACGTTCGCCGCTTTCCTGCAACGCAGTCTGGAAGAGCTGAAAGAGCAAGGCCTGTACAACACCATCGAACCGCTCGAGGGACCGAACGGCCCGACGATCGCGATCCGCGGCCGCGAGCTCGTCAATTTGTCGTCGAACAATTATTTGGGTCTCGCGACCGACGAGCGGCTCGTAGAGGCGGCCGTTCGAGCCGCGCGGACGTGGGGCGCCGGAAGCGGGGCGGTGCGCACGATCAACGGCACGCTTCGGCTGCACGAGGAGCTGGAGGAGAAGCTCGCCGCGTTCAAGGGAACGGAGGCGGCCGTCAGCTTTCCGTCCGGCTTCGCCTGCAATATGGCGGCGATCTCGGCCGTCATGGGCCCCGGCGACGCGATTCTGTCGGATGAGCTGAACCATGCGTCCATCATCGACGGCATCCGGCTGACGAAGTCGACGACGATTCGATATCGGCATTCCGACATGGACGATCTTCGGGCGAAGGCGCGCGAGGCGCGGGACTCCGGCAAGTACGAGAAGATCATGGTCGTCACGGACGGGGTGTTCTCGATGGACGGCGATGTCGCGAAGCTCCCCGACATCGTCGACATCGCGGATGCGCACGATCTGATCGTGTACGTGGACGACGCGCACGGCTCGGGCGTGCTCGGCGGAGGGGCGGGCACGGCGAAGCATTTCGGCTTGTCCGACAAGATCGACCTGCAGATCGGCACGCTGTCGAAGGCGGTCGGCGTCGTCGGCGGATACGTCGCGGGCTCGCGCGAGCTCGTCGACTGGCTGAAGGCGCGCAGCCGGCCGTTCCTGTTCTCGACCGCGCTGCCGCCGGCCGCCGTCGGCGCTTCGATCGCGGCGATCGAGCTGCTTCAGGAAAGCCGGGAGCTTCAGGAGCGGCTGTGGCGCAACGCGGCATACTTGCAGCAGGGGCTTCGGGAGCTCGGATTTTCCGTCGGCGCTACGGAGACGCCGATTACGCCGTGCATGATCGGGAACGAGGAGACGACCCAGCTCTTCAGTAGAAGGCTGTATGAAGAAGGCGTCTACGCGAAGGCGATCGTCTTCCCTACCGTACCTCGAGGGACCGGCCGCGTGCGGAATATGCCGTCCGCCGCGCATACGACGGAGTTGCTCGACGCGGCGTTGGCGGCGTACGCGAAGGTCGGTCGGGAGCTGCGTTTGATTCCGTAA
- a CDS encoding PAS domain S-box protein, with translation MDRREKRPGKKRASGGEIGFTNEQYKQLVEFSPEPILVYSNEIVVYTNAAGAEMIGAPNAEAAIGRRLADFLWSPDVGPSIMEPGGPTFEYGKPTDIMEKKWVRRDGRVVTAEVRAVPIQYKGEPAVQLLCRDITERKKAEVSLRESELRYRQLLKSVPEAIFVHSEGIIVYANDAGIRLLRAQGPEQVVGRSILDFIHPDFHLQTSDRFIAAGQSSGGLELVTLSFIRCDGDVFEGEASSGETFSLLDRKVYQTTIRDITERIRREQSLRKSEKLSVIGQMAAGVAHEIRNPLTALIGFNQLLREKFDGNQAYCAIMETELKRINYIVNEFMQLAKPVPSEYRRHRLETLFDALFPLVQSHAALNDVTLHLECDGDIPEIRCDDNQLKQVFLNVMKNAIEAMPNGGNLRVAAGKEAGHVTIRFADEGPGIDEEALGKLGDPFYTTKEHGTGLGLMICHKIVQEHGGEMKFESKVGNGTVVTIRLPR, from the coding sequence ATGGATAGAAGAGAGAAGAGGCCGGGCAAGAAGCGGGCGTCCGGCGGGGAGATCGGGTTCACGAACGAACAGTATAAGCAGCTCGTCGAATTTTCCCCGGAACCGATTCTGGTGTACAGCAACGAAATCGTGGTGTACACGAATGCTGCCGGAGCCGAGATGATCGGAGCCCCGAACGCGGAAGCGGCGATCGGGAGACGACTCGCGGATTTCCTCTGGTCGCCGGACGTCGGACCGTCGATCATGGAACCGGGCGGTCCAACGTTCGAATACGGAAAGCCTACGGACATTATGGAGAAAAAGTGGGTTCGCCGCGACGGAAGAGTCGTCACCGCGGAGGTTCGAGCCGTGCCGATCCAGTATAAAGGCGAGCCGGCCGTTCAATTGTTGTGCAGGGACATTACGGAGCGGAAGAAGGCGGAGGTATCGCTCCGGGAGAGCGAACTGCGCTACCGCCAGCTGCTGAAGTCGGTTCCGGAGGCGATCTTCGTCCACAGCGAAGGCATCATCGTCTACGCGAACGATGCGGGGATCCGATTGCTTCGGGCCCAGGGCCCGGAGCAAGTGGTCGGCAGATCGATACTCGACTTTATCCATCCGGATTTCCACCTGCAGACGAGCGATCGGTTTATCGCGGCGGGGCAATCGAGCGGCGGGTTGGAGTTGGTCACTCTGTCGTTCATTCGGTGCGACGGAGACGTGTTCGAGGGGGAAGCTTCGAGCGGGGAAACCTTTTCCTTATTGGACCGCAAGGTGTACCAAACGACGATTCGAGACATAACGGAGCGAATTCGGAGGGAGCAGTCTTTACGGAAGTCCGAGAAGCTGTCGGTCATCGGACAGATGGCGGCCGGCGTCGCTCATGAAATCCGAAATCCGTTGACCGCTCTCATCGGCTTCAATCAGCTGTTAAGGGAAAAGTTCGACGGCAATCAAGCCTACTGCGCGATCATGGAGACGGAGCTGAAGCGAATCAACTACATCGTCAACGAGTTCATGCAGCTGGCGAAGCCCGTCCCCTCGGAGTACAGGCGGCATCGGCTGGAGACGTTGTTCGACGCCTTGTTCCCGCTCGTGCAATCCCACGCCGCGTTGAACGACGTGACGCTTCATCTCGAATGCGACGGCGACATTCCCGAAATTCGGTGCGACGACAATCAGTTGAAGCAGGTGTTCTTGAACGTGATGAAGAATGCGATCGAGGCGATGCCGAACGGCGGGAATTTGCGTGTCGCCGCCGGGAAGGAAGCGGGGCATGTTACGATTCGCTTCGCGGACGAAGGCCCGGGCATCGACGAGGAAGCGCTGGGGAAGCTGGGAGACCCGTTCTATACGACCAAGGAGCACGGGACGGGTCTGGGGCTCATGATCTGCCATAAAATCGTTCAGGAGCACGGGGGCGAAATGAAATTCGAAAGCAAGGTAGGAAACGGAACGGTCGTCACGATCCGTCTCCCCCGTTGA
- a CDS encoding alpha-N-arabinofuranosidase, producing the protein MTNQVVIHADRPRGVIDRNIYGHFSEHLGRCIYEGLWVGEDSPIPNTNGIRNDVLDALRRMKIPVLRWPGGCFADEYHWKDGIGPREQRKRMINTHWGGVVENNHFGTHEFMMLCELLGCEPYINGNVGSGTVQEMSEWVEYLTFDGVSPMAELRKTNGREAPWKVKYFGVGNENWGCGGNMRPEYYADLYRQFQTYVRNYGDNRIHKIACGPSEGDYHWMETLMKQAGRFMDSITLHYYTLPGTWAEKGPATGFSEEEWSVTLKKAMHMEELISRHSAIMDQYDPDKRIGLIVDEWGTWYDVEPGTNPGFLYQQNTIRDALVAGMTLHIFHRHCDRVRMANIAQLVNVLQAVVLTEGEKMLLTPTYHVFEMFKVHHDAELLDTHERIGTIGGGANELPHVSVSASRDAEGRIHVSLCNLDHQAGASVRIELRGLAEGNVSASGKTLTADRIDGHNTFDSPERVAPKPFADFTIEGNALAATVPPMSVTVLELIADR; encoded by the coding sequence ATGACCAATCAAGTCGTGATCCACGCGGATCGGCCGAGAGGCGTGATCGACCGCAATATTTACGGCCACTTCTCGGAGCATCTCGGGCGCTGTATCTACGAAGGGCTGTGGGTCGGGGAGGACTCGCCCATCCCGAATACGAACGGGATTCGCAACGACGTCCTGGACGCGCTGCGGCGGATGAAGATTCCCGTCCTGCGTTGGCCGGGCGGCTGCTTCGCCGACGAATATCATTGGAAGGACGGCATCGGGCCGCGGGAGCAGCGCAAGCGCATGATCAATACCCACTGGGGCGGCGTCGTCGAAAACAATCATTTCGGCACGCACGAGTTCATGATGCTGTGCGAGCTGCTCGGCTGCGAGCCGTACATTAACGGCAACGTCGGGAGCGGAACGGTGCAGGAGATGTCCGAATGGGTGGAGTACTTGACGTTCGACGGCGTGTCGCCGATGGCGGAGCTGCGGAAGACGAACGGCAGGGAGGCGCCGTGGAAGGTGAAATACTTCGGCGTCGGCAACGAAAACTGGGGCTGCGGCGGCAATATGCGGCCGGAATATTACGCGGACTTGTACCGTCAATTCCAGACGTACGTCCGGAATTACGGCGATAACCGCATTCATAAGATCGCGTGCGGTCCGAGCGAGGGCGACTATCATTGGATGGAGACGCTGATGAAGCAGGCGGGCCGGTTCATGGATTCGATCACGCTGCACTACTACACCCTCCCGGGCACCTGGGCGGAGAAGGGGCCGGCGACCGGCTTTAGCGAAGAAGAATGGAGCGTCACCTTGAAGAAGGCGATGCACATGGAGGAATTGATCTCGAGACATTCGGCGATCATGGATCAATACGATCCGGACAAGCGAATCGGTCTGATCGTGGACGAATGGGGCACGTGGTACGACGTGGAGCCGGGCACGAATCCGGGCTTCCTGTATCAGCAAAATACGATCCGCGACGCGCTCGTGGCGGGCATGACACTGCACATCTTCCATCGGCACTGCGACCGCGTTCGGATGGCGAACATCGCGCAGCTGGTGAACGTCCTGCAGGCGGTCGTCTTGACGGAAGGCGAGAAGATGCTGCTGACGCCGACCTATCACGTCTTCGAGATGTTCAAGGTGCATCATGACGCGGAGCTGCTGGATACGCACGAGAGGATCGGGACGATCGGAGGCGGCGCGAACGAACTGCCTCACGTCTCCGTTTCCGCTTCGCGCGACGCGGAGGGGCGCATTCATGTGAGCCTGTGCAATCTGGATCATCAGGCGGGCGCGAGCGTCCGCATCGAACTGCGGGGCTTGGCGGAAGGGAACGTAAGCGCGAGCGGCAAGACGCTGACCGCGGACCGAATCGACGGGCATAATACGTTCGATTCGCCGGAGCGAGTGGCGCCGAAGCCGTTCGCCGATTTCACGATCGAAGGGAACGCGCTCGCGGCGACCGTGCCCCCGATGTCCGTTACGGTACTGGAGCTGATCGCCGACCGATGA
- a CDS encoding helix-turn-helix transcriptional regulator: MIADRVRVHHCIFAGPQPGFMMSEQISKYNALLSMESGSFEYEIGDRTGVAAFGDLVFCPTGVNFKRRALSAVSFHHIQFELTPDPDDARPPLLPEVHVKIRDTNRLQSTFSYLKKLQRSRFADSPEARSARDRLFADLLLLCELESMQTDAARRPIDPLMQRAMDLIQREALSGDLKLQDVAERIGLHPSRLTRRFQSVYGTTPAAYVTKVRLDEAKRLLVETNDTLESIAYRCGYESGSYFCRAFTDKIGVNPSAFRHNHWI; this comes from the coding sequence GTGATCGCCGACCGCGTGCGCGTGCATCACTGCATCTTCGCCGGACCGCAGCCCGGCTTCATGATGTCGGAGCAGATCAGCAAATACAACGCGTTGCTATCGATGGAGTCGGGCAGCTTCGAATACGAAATCGGCGACCGGACGGGCGTCGCCGCGTTCGGCGACCTGGTGTTCTGCCCGACGGGCGTCAACTTCAAGCGCCGCGCCCTGTCGGCCGTCAGCTTCCATCATATTCAGTTCGAGCTTACGCCCGATCCGGACGACGCTCGGCCCCCGCTGCTCCCGGAGGTGCATGTGAAGATCCGGGATACGAACCGGCTGCAATCCACCTTCTCGTACCTCAAGAAGCTGCAGCGCAGCCGCTTCGCGGACTCGCCCGAGGCCCGCTCCGCCCGCGACCGGCTCTTCGCCGACCTGCTGCTGCTGTGCGAGCTGGAGTCGATGCAGACCGACGCGGCGCGGCGACCGATCGATCCGCTCATGCAGCGGGCGATGGATCTCATCCAGCGGGAGGCGCTTAGCGGAGACTTGAAGCTGCAAGACGTGGCCGAGCGCATCGGGCTCCATCCGTCGCGGCTCACCCGAAGATTTCAATCCGTCTACGGCACGACGCCCGCCGCTTACGTAACGAAAGTCCGTCTCGACGAGGCGAAGCGGCTGCTCGTCGAGACGAACGACACGCTGGAGTCGATCGCCTACCGCTGCGGATACGAGAGCGGCTCGTACTTCTGCCGAGCGTTCACGGACAAGATCGGCGTCAACCCGTCCGCGTTCCGACACAACCATTGGATTTAA
- a CDS encoding NAD-dependent epimerase/dehydratase family protein has product MRRIMITGALGQLGQELTPRLRELYGDEAVLATDIRTDGSRAALGGPFRTLDATEDGAIYEAAAAHRADTIIHLAALLSATAEARPLFAWQLNMGSLLQALEAARALGCGLFCPSSIAAFGPGAPKLGTPQDTLQRPTTMYGVSKAAGELLCDYYAFKYGVDARGLRFPGLVSHTAPPGGGTTDYAVEMYAEAVRAGKYECYLRAGTFLDMMYMPDAVQAIVALMEADAAKLKHRNAFNVTAMSVDPERIAASIRRRIPGFELTYRIDPLRQSIADGWPSALDATAAALEWGFRPAYDLDRMTDEMLERLYEKLGPNCAKLSG; this is encoded by the coding sequence ATGAGACGAATCATGATTACCGGCGCCTTGGGCCAGCTCGGGCAGGAGCTGACGCCGCGGCTGCGCGAGCTGTACGGGGACGAAGCCGTCCTTGCGACGGACATCCGGACGGACGGGAGCCGGGCCGCGCTCGGCGGGCCGTTCCGCACGCTCGACGCGACGGAGGACGGCGCGATCTACGAGGCGGCCGCCGCGCACCGGGCGGATACGATCATACATCTGGCGGCGCTCTTGTCCGCGACGGCGGAGGCGCGACCGCTGTTCGCCTGGCAGCTCAACATGGGGAGCCTCCTCCAAGCGCTGGAGGCGGCGAGGGCGCTCGGCTGCGGATTGTTCTGCCCGAGCTCGATCGCGGCGTTCGGACCGGGCGCCCCGAAGCTCGGCACGCCGCAGGATACGCTGCAGCGGCCGACGACGATGTACGGCGTGAGCAAGGCGGCGGGGGAGCTGCTCTGCGATTACTACGCGTTTAAGTACGGCGTCGACGCGAGAGGGCTGCGGTTCCCGGGGCTCGTCTCCCATACGGCGCCGCCCGGGGGAGGGACGACCGACTATGCCGTCGAGATGTACGCGGAAGCCGTGCGCGCCGGCAAATACGAGTGTTATCTGCGCGCGGGCACCTTCCTCGACATGATGTATATGCCGGATGCGGTTCAAGCGATCGTCGCGCTGATGGAAGCCGACGCGGCGAAGCTGAAGCATCGGAACGCCTTCAACGTCACGGCGATGAGCGTCGACCCGGAGCGTATCGCGGCGAGCATTCGAAGGCGTATCCCCGGCTTCGAGCTAACGTACCGGATCGACCCGCTTCGCCAATCGATCGCCGACGGGTGGCCGAGCGCGCTGGATGCGACGGCCGCCGCCCTGGAGTGGGGGTTCCGTCCGGCATACGACCTGGACCGGATGACCGACGAGATGCTCGAGCGGCTGTACGAGAAGCTCGGCCCGAACTGCGCGAAGCTCAGCGGCTAA
- a CDS encoding alpha/beta hydrolase family protein, translating into MKKLAVGLTAAVAIVSSGLAIPAEAAGDPATTEIKKVSAAHAVALPDTTGDYQVGTTNFDWVDLSRKESFTLVPDDHRELMVQVWYPIDSVEGFEKETYIPSPANGIESVAASLGMGPQFSAVNEVDTGTYKDALLSDEESKYPIVLFSHGLGRARWEYQSITRELASHGYIVFSIDHTYMNFGTEFKDGRFVPLSPSLVPDFKAMDDYINQVWVKDLQFVVRKLAVLNRTENKLNLKNKLDLAKIAAIGHSFGGATSARALQVEPKIKAAVNMDGSFVGLSTESGAMTKPFAFLKTEAHAKDLSGENELPPTPPGMDPRVIADQFKEYAVRYEKAVEGDAYDITIAGTTHFDHLSFTDHPVLKPYYQDGTPFFDNGKNPNDFYELANSLLLSFLDKHLRGKSPTLFDAAIVQ; encoded by the coding sequence ATGAAAAAACTAGCAGTCGGTTTGACGGCGGCGGTTGCCATTGTTTCGAGCGGGCTCGCCATCCCTGCGGAAGCCGCCGGCGACCCGGCGACGACAGAAATCAAGAAGGTGTCGGCCGCCCACGCGGTCGCCTTACCCGACACCACCGGCGATTATCAAGTCGGAACTACCAATTTCGATTGGGTAGACTTGTCGAGGAAGGAATCGTTCACGCTTGTTCCCGACGATCACAGGGAGCTGATGGTTCAGGTATGGTATCCGATCGACAGCGTAGAGGGCTTTGAAAAGGAAACCTACATCCCCTCCCCCGCGAACGGAATCGAAAGCGTGGCGGCAAGCCTCGGCATGGGCCCGCAATTCTCCGCCGTCAACGAGGTGGACACGGGGACGTATAAGGACGCCTTGTTGTCGGACGAGGAATCCAAGTATCCGATCGTCCTGTTTTCGCACGGATTAGGCCGCGCCAGATGGGAATACCAATCGATTACTCGCGAGTTGGCCAGCCACGGCTATATCGTCTTCAGCATAGATCATACGTACATGAACTTCGGAACCGAATTCAAAGACGGTCGATTCGTCCCGCTATCCCCGAGCCTCGTCCCCGATTTCAAGGCGATGGACGACTACATCAACCAAGTCTGGGTGAAGGACTTGCAGTTCGTCGTCCGGAAGCTGGCGGTGCTGAACCGAACGGAAAACAAGCTGAATTTAAAAAACAAGCTGGATCTCGCTAAAATCGCGGCGATCGGCCACTCCTTCGGAGGAGCGACGTCGGCGCGGGCGCTTCAGGTCGAACCGAAGATCAAGGCGGCCGTAAACATGGACGGCTCCTTCGTCGGTCTGTCGACGGAGAGCGGAGCCATGACCAAGCCGTTCGCGTTTCTGAAAACCGAGGCCCATGCGAAGGACTTGTCCGGGGAAAACGAACTGCCGCCGACGCCGCCGGGCATGGATCCCCGGGTCATCGCAGACCAATTCAAGGAATACGCCGTCAGGTACGAGAAGGCGGTCGAAGGAGACGCTTACGATATTACGATCGCCGGCACGACGCACTTCGATCATCTGAGCTTTACCGATCATCCCGTGTTGAAGCCCTATTACCAAGACGGCACCCCCTTCTTTGATAACGGGAAGAACCCGAATGATTTTTACGAGCTCGCGAACAGCCTTCTTTTGTCTTTCCTAGATAAGCACCTCCGAGGCAAAAGCCCCACGTTATTCGACGCCGCGATCGTGCAATAG
- a CDS encoding DUF6171 family protein — protein sequence MTEERIDKILSSPMFRPGSVYCVPDAVYEERLARCRACPKLIDGHTCVACGCLVRITAKLKEKRCPLPGGAEWETYA from the coding sequence GTGACCGAGGAGAGGATCGATAAGATCCTCTCCTCGCCGATGTTTCGGCCCGGGAGCGTCTACTGCGTGCCGGATGCGGTTTACGAGGAACGTCTGGCGCGCTGCCGCGCTTGTCCGAAGCTGATCGACGGACATACGTGCGTCGCGTGCGGCTGCTTGGTCCGAATTACGGCGAAGCTGAAGGAGAAGCGCTGCCCGCTGCCGGGCGGGGCCGAGTGGGAGACGTACGCTTAG